The Thamnophis elegans isolate rThaEle1 chromosome Z, rThaEle1.pri, whole genome shotgun sequence genome contains a region encoding:
- the LOC116522472 gene encoding protein phosphatase 1 regulatory subunit 15A-like: MLERVNYWLKIHRFKMPPCIMDSQFTSPFEPQNILLNSCYPFGFGMTKNPPLEPVSYPPAGTFSVLRHMFKLTMVWLRRFLYFWQPFSTNLMKTMLRGIARRALPILEKIKKARELKRNKNNTEKMMEKDSCQERCFLKSHINHLSERNLVLDCFGEDIEQVLIDSSSITVNNMHLEEEGISELCLISPTIVFDLRNNWQDSSGKDMECVTVKSSEHVSLKLLEEDTCNPEIFIKELDLCGCLENTLDCLNPNGQLNFNKGLDEILETTFVPQELEKNMKSNQDPPIGGKQSLICSLGSSKDEKKPEMKQKSGKNEATCNMESPTNPGSFQSSLVLSLFYSPLEDEEDDNDDSSEDWWSEDEMEDSSKTQICSDGNNSGDRENYQDIEEEGSVQKIVFENLCGALSMNSDPLHPLCFSKPIQALTDFTIASLNAPNHQETVSSYWTRTSSKLEESCHLPKQSLPREHQKVERNQETYLCCQPSLRKSSSPLPAETVSQQEIQVKKKVRFSPVVTVHSLVVWDYASRAARRGPWEEMARDRCRFHRKITQMAAILEPCLAKDHRDKVWKRIHGVSTSC; this comes from the exons ATGTTGGAGCGAGTTAATTACTGGCTAAAAATCCACAG ATTTAAAATGCCTCCGTGTATCATGGACAGCCAGTTCACCTCACCCTTTGAACCCCAAAATATTCTCCTCAACAGTTGCTATCCCTTTGGCTTTGGGATGACAAAAAATCCACCTCTTGAACCAGTCAGTTACCCACCTGCTGGCACATTTTCAGTTCTTCGACATATGTTCAAGCTCACTATGGTCTGGTTGCgaagatttttatatttttggcaGCCTTTCTCTACAAACCTGATGAAGACTATGTTGAGGGGCATTGCTAGAAGAGCATTGCCCATCTTAGAGAAGATAAAGAAGGCCAGAgaacttaaaagaaataaaaacaacactGAGAAGATGATGGAGAAAGACAGCTGTCAAGAACGTTGTTTTCTGAAGAGTCATATAAACCATCTTTCGGAGAGAAATTTGGTTTTAGACTGTTTTGGAGAAGACATTGAACAAGTTTTGATCGATTCAAGCAGCATTACAGTAAATAACATGCATTTGGAAGAGGAAGGGATTTCTGAGCTGTGTTTAATAAGTCCTACGATAGTATTTGATTTGAGAAATAATTGGCAAGATTCTTCAGGAAAGGACATGGAATGTGTGACTGTAAAAAGTTCTGAGCATGTCTCTCTTAAGTTGTTGGAAGAAGATACTTGCAATCCTGAAATCTTTATAAAAGAGTTGGACCTCTGTGGATGCTTAGAAAATACTTTGGACTGCTTAAATCCTAATGGACAATTAAATTTTAATAAGGGCCTTGATGAAATTTTGGAAACCACCTTCGTTCCCCAGGAACTGGAGAAGAACATGAAATCTAACCAGGATCCGCCAATAGGTGGAAAACAAAGCTTAATATGTTCACTTGGTTCTTCAAAGGATGAGAAAAAACCAGAAATGAAGCAAAAGAGTGGAAAGAATGAAGCTACGTGTAACATGGAATCCCCTACCAACCCCGGTAGCTTCCAGAGTTCCCTGGTACTTTCCTTATTCTATAGTCCATtagaagatgaagaagatgacAATGATGACAGTTCAGAAGACTGGTGGAGTGAGGATGAGATGGAAGACAGTAGTAAGACCCAAATTTGCTCTGATGGCAACAATTCAGGAGACCGAGAGAATTATCAGGATATAGAAGAGGAGGGCTCTGTACAGAAGATTGTTTTTGAGAATCTCTGTGGAGCTCTATCTATGAACAGTGATCCCTTACATCCACTTTGCTTTTCCAAACCTATTCAGGCCCTTACAGACTTCACCATTGCTTCACTGAATGCCCCAAACCATCAAGAAACTGTCTCTTCTTATTGGACAAGAACCAGTTCTAAACTTGAAGAATCATGTCATCTCCCAAAGCAGTCATTGCCCAGAGAACATCAAAAAGTTGAAAGAAATCAGGAGACCTACCTATGCTGCCAACCAAGTCTCAGGAAAAGCTCTTCTCCACTCCCTGCAGAAACAGTTTCACAGCAGGAAATCCAGGTGAAAAAGAAG GTCCGATTCTCCCCAGTGGTCACTGTCCACTCACTGGTAGTCTGGGACTACGCCTCTCGGGCTGCCCGTCGGGGCCCATGGGAGGAAATGGCTCGTGACCGCTGCCGCTTCCACCGAAAAATCACTCAAATGGCAGCCATCTTGGAGCCTTGCTTGGCAAAGGATCATCGGGACAAAGTTTGGAAGAGGATCCATGGGGTTTCCACATCTTGCTGA